A window from Mustela erminea isolate mMusErm1 chromosome 17, mMusErm1.Pri, whole genome shotgun sequence encodes these proteins:
- the SPATA45 gene encoding spermatogenesis-associated protein 45 isoform X2, with the protein MTSKRRTSEIIRKLKEGKRCLLEEINEKRESNCLVERSNQVSSLRVQKRHFSGAYTSSTHTQSKESVPDSGRSSWVTLSLLVHTEKRHFPPKSNAIFG; encoded by the coding sequence ATGACTTCCAAGAGAAGAACCAGTGAAATAATTAGAAAGCTCAAAGAAGGCAAACGCTGTCTCCTGGAGGAGATCAATGAAAAGCGTGAATCCAACTGCCTTGTGGAAAGAAGCAATCAAGTCAGTTCACTGAGAGTTCAAAAGAGGCATTTCAGTGGTGCATACACGTCTTCTACTCACACCCAAAGCAAAGAATCTGTCCCTGATAGTGGCAGGAGCTCCTGGGTCACACTGAGTCTCCTTGTTCACACGGAGAAAAGGCACTTTCCCCCCAAAA